A stretch of DNA from bacterium:
GGTAGGTGGTCTGCACGGTGATGCCGTCCCGTTCCATGCGCCAGCTCTGCGGCGCCCACGTGAGCGGGCTCGACCAGTCCGAGGCGAGGTTCTCGATCAGGTACAGGCCGCCCGGCCGCAGCGCCGCGGCGACGGCCGACAGGTGAGCCAGCATCCCGGCGTTGTCGCCCACATAGGCGATCGAGCCCATCAGGTTGAAGGCGAAGTCCGCTGGCTCGGCGAGGGCGAAGTCCGTCACGTCGGCCAGCACGGTCTCGATGGCGACGTTCTCGGCCGCGGCGGCTTCGCGGGCGTAGTCGAGGGTCTCGGGGCACAGGTCCACGCCGATGGCGCCGTAGCCCCGGCGGACGAACTCCCGCAACTGCGGCGCCGGGCCACAGCACAGGTCCAGCACCGTGCGCACCGGCGTGCGGCTGTACGCCGCCATGTAGCGCTCGAACAGGTCTACCTGTTCGGGAATGTTCACAAAGCCGAAGGCGATGTCGTAGTACTGCGGGTGGCTGTAGATGGCCGACGTCATGTCCGCCCCTCACTCGACGGCGCAGGTTCCCC
This window harbors:
- a CDS encoding class I SAM-dependent methyltransferase, translating into MTSAIYSHPQYYDIAFGFVNIPEQVDLFERYMAAYSRTPVRTVLDLCCGPAPQLREFVRRGYGAIGVDLCPETLDYAREAAAAENVAIETVLADVTDFALAEPADFAFNLMGSIAYVGDNAGMLAHLSAVAAALRPGGLYLIENLASDWSSPLTWAPQSWRMERDGITVQTTYQVKPREVLAQTVDFSLEMQIDDHGRPLRLAERQPMKLYFPREFASLVETHGAFEFLGYSERYGTAPLQQFCSDHNALLRKRLAFSADAT